AGGTGTTTGTGGTGGGACATGACTGGGGAGCTTGGATTGCCTGGTATTTCTGCTTGTTTCGCCCTGACCGAGTTAAGGCTCTCGTCAACCTCAGCGTCGCCTTTTATCCTCGAAACCCATTAGCCAAGCCCCTCGATCAAATGCGAGCTGCCTTGGGTGAGGATTACTATATCTGCAGATTCCAGGTAGCCCCCCGCCCCTGttattcctttcttcttcgttcttttAATGTTAtgtttccttttcctcttgATCGATCTCTCTTCTTGAAGATGGAATTTTTATTGTATCCTCGTCCGTCGTGGGCTTTGGGTCAAAGGAATTTAATTTTGGAGACCCTTTTTGTGGATCAAttgctatgcatgtctttccttactacTTCTCTTAATGTCATTTCAGGTATGtctttccttctttcattttttcaatctgaatcaaagcACTCATCTGTACAAAAGCATCCAAATGCCTCCGTTGAACATAGTCATGTCATTTCAAAAGACTTTTTCATAGTTTATCAAGTATTgaagctactcccaaatcagttctaatatgatcatttcttcctttatctttcttagttttaccacacatccatctcaatatcctcTTGGGTTATTACATAGTTTCACTTCTTTTGTGCCCTACCCTGGACCCTTATCTTTCCCAATCCTTACAGTTCATAACCATTGACATCCACTAACTTCATCTCCATCAGAGGATACAGCAACATTAGTTGGAGCCTCTCATTTATTCGTATAATAGGGTAAGATCTATAGATGATTGTAATGAGCAGAATGGCACAggtgagaagaatttcttcttcattgttgttgtttttggaTTAATCTTGCTTGGTTGCCCCACAGGAACAACAAATTCTGTTCACATTTTTATGTGAGGCCATATAGGTGAACATTCCTATCTTTTGGCAATAATGACACTAGTTGCACTAAAATTCTTTGCATTTGAAGATCTCTTACTCTCCTTTATGCGGAGAAATTTGTCAATATCCCTTGTAGAACCCACCAGCCCAAGTCACTTGGATGTACAACAGGTAAGGCAGTTGTAGGCCAGGAGTACACTTTCTCAATGGTGTTAATGCTTTGGTGGAGTTTCAATTTGTACATTTTTGCAATTTTTGAGTTGGAGCCTTGTAGGTCCTGCAAACACCTAGGTTATCAATGAAAAGGGAGAACTTGATGCTTGGTTATCTTCATGACACTTTATCCTTCAGTGATACTTCTATGGTGATTCACATTTCATACATCTAAACCAAATATGAAAGCTTGTTATTTTGTAGGAACCTGGAGACATAGAAGATGTGTTTGCTCGTTTTGGTACTGCATCAGTACTGAAAAGATTTCTAACATCACGCGAACCAGCTCCATTCTATCTTCCTAAAAACAAAGAATTCAGAGATTCACCAAATGGTGAAATTTCCTTACCCTCTTGGTTATCAGAAGAAGACATCAATTACTATGCCAACAAATTGGACATGAAAGGCTTCACTGGAGGATTGAATTATTATCGAGCATTGGATCTGTATGTTTGCTACATGAAATTTGATATACTTTGAAACCATTATAATTCTTTAACATTAATAAAGAATCAACTTTTGTATGGCTACTTCATCCACAGGGGTTGTAGTATTCATTAGTTTGAACTTACTTTAGTGATTTCTCTTGGCCTCTAAATTGCAGAAACTGGGAGCTCATGGCACCATGGACTGGTGTACAAGTAAAAGTACCAGTCAAATTTGTTGTAGGCGACCTCGATTTGGTATACAACACCTTAGGTGCAAAGCAGTATATACATGGTGGTGGTTTCAAGAGAGATGTGCCATTTCTGCAGGATGTGGTTGTGATGGAAGGAGTGGGTCACTTCCTCAACCAGGAAAGGTCTGATGAAATAAACACCCATATTTTGGACTTCATTCAGAGATTTTGATCAGGCTTTCTTGAGCTCCTTCCTTTGGTGTTCCATGACCACTAAAATGTTTTGTGATGTGCTTATTTAATCTACTTATCAGGTTCTTGCCTAAAAGCAGCACtttgttctgtttttgttttcgcGTATTATGTTTGTAACCGGTTATGACCAAAGGTGTTACTCCCTCCTGGAAAATGTAGCAGCCATATGATGGTTGATCCTGCATTGGTCTCGTACGGGCTTGGTGGGGGGTTGCTATTGTCTTGGATTTCATCACCTTAGACTGAGACTTGTAGTGGTCGACATTTGCAATGGTGCAACTTTGcaagggaaattggaattatCCTACACTGAGGGTgaggtcataatgtatgcagtctTACTCCTGCTTCGTAGCGGGTTGTTTCAAAGCTTTAATTTGTTACTTGAAAAAGTTAGTATCAACTGAAACTTGACTTATGAGCAACGAACTTGACTCAATCCTGTATCTTTTGCTTTGAATTCATTGAACCTAAGCTGAACCCAAGTATTTGTACGTGTATCAATTAAAAGGCTCCGCTAACGTTTGTTGACGTTATTCACCATAAAAATGGATAGAGACAACATGAAATCTTAGACAAGGTTCCAAATCCCAAAAGCGACGTCAATTTAACACGGGTCCATGATCCGCATGGTAGTGAAAATTTCATTCTTCCTTTCTTAGGAAGAGGACATGGTAGAAAGatagatatagatatatatatatatatatatatatatattaggaaGAGAACATGGTTGATAAGATTAGAGAAAAACGTGTAAAGTTCACATCATGTACGAGAATGTCTCCCACAGAACATTAACCtgatgggttgaaatcgtctgcaatgtcgatcttgtacaattccgtgtaatatcaccttcaggtggtgacatgtgtattgataccaatacaatggcccatatttggtacaactaataaaacattaaatcagtgaagaggcatttaaatcagatctgagccattatattgatatcaatacacgtgtcaccgcctgaaggtggtattgcaggGAATTGTACGAGGTCAGAATTGCAAACGATTTTTTTCCTAACCGGATCCGTTCATGTACCAGACAAGGTTATAAGAAGGGACTTCTGAGGTTATGATAGAGAACTTCTGTATGCGTTTGTtctttctagagagagagagagatggaaggaaTTGAGCACAGAATGGTGAGTGTGAATGGAATAAACATGCACATAGCAGAGAAAGGGGAAGGTCCGGTGGTGCTGCTTCTTCACGGGTTTCCCGAGCTCTGGTACTCATGGAGGCACCAGATTTCTGCATTGGCCTCCCACGGCAACAGAGCTGTGGCTCCTGACCTCCGTGGTTTTGGTGATACCGATGCTCCGCCTTCAACCACCAGCTATACTGCTTTTCACGTCGTTGGCGATCTTATTGCCCTCATAGATCTCCTCGGCCAAGATCAGGTGACTGTGTGTGTTCCTCGATcgaaatttcttaatttttttttaattcttttctgggttcttcatttcctcttttaaGAATAGAGTATGCTTCGTGGTCATGGATTCATGGGCGAGAGGGGTTTCAGGTGTTTGTTGTGGGACACGACTGGGGAGCTTGGATTGCTTGGTGTTTCTGCTTGTTTCGCCCTGACCGAGTTAAGGCTGTCGTGAACCTCAGCGTCGCCTTCATTCCTCGAAACCCATTAGCCAAACCCCTCGATCTGATACGAGCTGCTTTGGGTGACGATTACTACTTTTGCAGATTCCAGGTTTCCTCTGTTCTCCTCTTCATTagtacttttcttcttcttaatacTGTTTTTCCTTGTCTTTGTTACTGTTTCAGTGTTGTGTTCTCTTGGTTGCCTTATGTTCGATGGATCTTTGCTACTTGTAGattgattttttgttgtatCCTCGTTAGTTGTAGACTTGGGTCTGAGGAATATAATGTTAGGGACACTAACGGTGGATTAGTGCAAAACATCTCAAATTACAGATTTGGGTGAGACTTAATGGGaccggatcaggttcacgtccCTGGTCCATGGATTTGGAATtcgttctctctcttcatttaatagattctaaatccacataCCAGGGATGTGCGAGATTTGTTCTCGTACGTAAACCTGATCCATATTCAGAATTAATAGGGGAAGTGTTCTCTGCTGGGAGCATTTATCCTACCACCTGCAATGAgatttcccccttttttggttcaatctatgTGGAGTAAGGAGGTCATTttatagagagaaagagatagatagACACAAGGGTTTAACGGCGGAGCTCATTTTATAgaaatgaggagagagacagaTGCAAAGGTGTAGGCACATGGACATAAAACTTTCTTCCGAATTAAGGGTAAAAGAAGCTTGAAAGGCAGCATGGCCCTTATGAAGAAATGACCGCCTCGCTcctcatgaaaggtgaaaatcgcATCCTTGTTAATGCTTAAACTTGCGCTACCACGTCCCCCACACTGGCACATGGGCCACATTGTCTTGTAAGGAATCTTAATTCTCCCCTGACAGAATCACACAACACTCATGAAGAAAacttcatcttttatttttcatcaatTGTTCTAAATCAATGGTTGTTACAAGCTTTATATAGGAAAGCTAAATCAAACTACAAATCTGACTAGGAAAGTCAAATCTTATTGCTAAAAATACAAACATAAGTGGAATAGGAAACATAATCCttaggacaaagtttttctttaCCACACAAATTGAAGGGATGGGACTCATGTACCCCGACCCATCAAGTGGCCTGGATGCACAGTGAACCAGATGTCCGATTCACCGTGGCCTTAGGGAAACTCAGTCCTAATTAATCCTTATAGGAAAACATCtaaactaattaaattaaataaaatactaGTTAACTAATAACTAACTAATGAGGTAAATCCCGTATTCATGCCTTCTATCCATAGTTTAGACTCATTAAAGTGGTACATtataaagaaaactcatgggatcaaaatctcaacccaaggcttatttctatTAAAATAATTCCATTTATATGAAGCCATATAAGTGAACATTCCTATCTTTTAGCAATTAAGGATACTTCTATTGGATTGTTATTTTTATAGGAACCTGGAGACATGGAAGAGGTGTTTGCTCATTTTGGTACTGCATCAACACTGAAGAGATTTATAATGTCACTCAAAGCAGAACCATTATATCTTCCTAAAGGAAAAGAATTTGGAGATTCACCAGATCATGAAATTTCCTTGCCCTCTTGGTTATCAGAAGAAGACCTCAATTACTATGCCAGCAAATTCGACATAAAAGGCTTCACTGGAGGATTATATTACTATCGAGTTTTTAATCTGTATGTTAGCTACATGAAACTTCACCTCCTTTTGAAACCATTATAGTTCTTGAACATTTCTAGCTAATGAATCAACTTTTGTGTGGCTACTCCATCAACTGGGGTAGTATTCATTTGTTTGAACTTACTATGGTAGTTTTTCTTGGTCTCTGAATTGCAGAAACTGGGAGCTCATGGCACCATGGACTGGTGTACAAGTAAAAGTACCAGCCAAATTTGTTATAGGAGACCTGGATCTGGTATACAACACCTTAAATGCCAAGGAATATATACATGATGGTGGCTTCAAGAGTGATGTGCCATTTCTGCAAGATGTGGTTGTGATAGAAGGAGCAGGTCACTTCATCAACCAGGAAAGGTCTGATGAAATAAACACCCAAATCTTGGACTTCATTAAGAAATTTTAATGTGATTTTTGGAGCTCCCTCCTTGCTGTGTTCCATGATCAGCATGATCAGTTTATCTGAACATGTTATGTAAGCTTTAAATAAACTAAAGTAGGAGCTATGAACATCTTAACATCTTGTGTAacctttaaataaataaaataaagtgggTTTGATGTGCTTATTATATCCACGGAAGTTGTATAGTATAATGTTGGCATAAGGAATTCCATCTCcactggtgaaggaaaacttatcTTATAGCTTCCATCATTTCACTGAAGTGGGAGTATAGGATTTAATCTTCAAAAAGGATTCCTCTTCATAGAGCCCTAAGACCAAAGAGGCAATCTCATGTCTGAGGTGACCTCGGGACGCATGCCCTGATTCACCCTCAAGCCTTATTTGGGCTCGGGGTGGGTTGGGGCTGAGCTGCCACGTTGCAGCCTATGGCTTCGTATCACTCTATAAGGAACGGTTTCCTCAAATTATGAAACCCCATATCAGTTATCCTGTATTCTAAACCATCTACCATATTTCACTCTCCATACATATGGCAAGTGTCGTGGCTTTAATCAAGGATACAACCATGCATATATACTCTACCATATCCACTCTTCATAAATATGGCAAGTGTGGGATCTCCTACCTTAGCAAACCATAGATATATAGTAATCTTGTGTTCTGTAAATGGTATTTCTATATTCTATAATATACCTAAGATAGTAACTTCTTGTATATAAATAGAGCACACATCAATGAAAGATTTAAGGCATTATTCTATTGTTCATTGTTCAATGCGCTTCTACGCAATGGCACTTGGTCGTAGGTTCCCGGGCATGATCATATGAACCTAGTAGAGTGCAAATGGATCTACCAAATCAAAAGAAGGGTTGATGGTTCCTTGGAATGGTATAAGGCCCATCTAGTGGCCAAAGGATTCCATCAACAACGAGGCATCTACTTTAATGAGACATTTAGCCCTGTCATCAAGGCCACTGTCATTCGGACCATTCTTTCACTAGCCATATCTCAAGGTTGGTTCATTCGTCAATTGGGCCTACATAATGCGTTTTTGCATGACGTTCTAGCAGAGGATGTTTATATGACCCAACCACACTACCATAGGGCTTTGAGAATGCAAATCACTCCCATCATGTGTGCAAATTATATCGATCCTTGTATGGGTTGAAACAAGCCCCTCGGGCCTGGTTCCATCGTCTATCCACCTTTATGCTCCAacattctctctttatttatcatAAAGAAAGCTTGACTACCTATGTGCTTATTTATGTTGACAATATTTTGGTCACCAGCAGTCGACAAAGCCATATACCAACCTCTTGACTTCAGCTGGGTGCGAAATTTTCTATCAAAGATCTAGGACCCCTAAGTTTCTTTCTTGGGATTGAGGCCGTTCCACATTAAACGGTTTTCTATCGTCTCAACAACGATGCATCGGGGATCTTCTAAATAAAGTAGGCATGGATGATTGTAAGCCAGTCACCACCCCTATTGCCACTAATCTGAAACTCTCCACTACAGGGGGTGTGCCTCTAGGCATGTCAGTTTATACACTCTCCAACTAATGGAACACTGGACTATGGTCAAATGGATACTCTATTCTCTGAAGCATACTTGTTCTCATGGTCTTCTCTTTTCCAAATCCTCTAATCTTCAATTGTAGGCATAAACTGACACTGATTGGGTAGGAAACTTTGATGCTCGAAAATCTACTGGTGGCTATGCCATCTTTCTTGGCCCAAATCTTATCTCCTGGACCTCAAGGAAACAAAAATAGTGGCCCATTCCTCCACTGAATCGAAGTACAAAGCCTTGGCCGATGCATCCGCAGAAATTACATGGCTTCAATCACTTTTTCAAGAGCTCGTGATCCAAAATTCAAGAACCCCTATCTATGGTGTGATAACATTGGCGCCACATATCTTTTGGAAAATCTAGTGTTTCACACACGAACGAAACACATTGAgattgattttcactttgttcgtgatgttAGCTCAATTTATTTCAACCAATGATTAGCTGGCTGATATTATGACCAAAGGTCTATCCACAACTCGGTTCCAATCCTTACGTGACAAGCTGAAAATTCTATCCATCGAATCATCACCTTGAGGGAGTGTATCAACCAATATGGAATGGTTTCCTCAAATTAGGAAACCCCATATCAGTTATCATGTATTCCAAGGATACAGTCATCTACCATATTTCACTCCCCATACATATGGCAAGTGTGGTGGTTGTAATCAAGGATACAACCATCCATATATACTTTAACATATCCACTCTTCATACATATGGCAAATATGGATATGCACATATCATCTACCATATCTATTCTCCATAAACATGGCAAGTGTGGATCTCCTATCTTTGTAAACCATAGATATATGGTAATCTTGTTTTTTGTCGATGGTATTTCTATATTCTGTAATATACTAGTAACTTCTTGTATATAAATAGAGTACACATCAATGAAAGATTTAATGCATTATTCTACTGTTCACTATTCTAGCACTTCAATAGGTCTACTTCGGAAGAACCGAAGTAGgagcaaggatttaggggatggtatagGTATTAGTTTCTGTCGATACCGATCCTGATACCAATCCGAATCGGatgggatcggtgggtatcgatCTATTTTACCcatgatttttataaaaaaaaatactactttttttctattttacccttgaaacgatCTAGATAACCGATCCGGATCTGTATTGGACCGGGAATCAGTCTCAGCTGATACCCATCCGATATGGGGATCCATGGGTCGTACCAGAAGAAAGTTTGCCTACCATTACCAATTTACATACAACCATCCTTTGGAGGGTGGGAAGAATATTTACAATGCTCCTCCAAGTGatagatcctttttttttagagTGCTTTTGTGGAAGATAGACCTATTTGGGAAATACTTTGCAGTGAGTATTCTTACCCATAGGGTTTCCCGTTCAGTGAGCAACTGCCACCCTAGCTTTAGTAACAGAGCCTGATTTTGAATTTCCGAACTTCTTATACCCAACCCACCATTGGCTTTGGGTTTGCAAATTTCGTGCCAGCCGATAGGATGAGGCTTCTTTGAGGAGTTCTTCTCGCCATTCCATAAATGAAGATAAATTGAATCTAATTTTTTGCAAACATTTCTGGGAAAGGCGAAATAGGACATTAGATTAGAAGGAACAGTAGAGAGTGCAGATTGGATAAGTACAGTTTGACCTACAAAGGAGAGGAGATCAGCTTTCCAAAGACCAAGTTTGTTCTGAACTCTTCTAAGGATTGGAACAAAAGAACAAGACCTCACCCTCAAGTGAAATAAATTAGCTCCCAGGTAGATCGCATTGGGGTTCATTTCACTAATACCCAATTTTTGACATAATGCATGGCGGAGACCAGGTTTCACATTGGAGCTGAAGGCCACCCCACTTTTATCCAAATTAATCAGAAGCCCTGAAAGGTTAGAGAAAATATCAAGGATGCATTTAATATTGGAAACGTCCTCATCCAGCGCATGACAGAACAAAAAGGTGTCATCAGCAAAAAACAAATGGGAAACTTCAGGAGCACCTTTAGCAATTTTGATACctttgaacatgttaagattcCGATAAGCTGATAACAGTCTAGACAAAGCTTCCATGGCCAAAATAAAGAGGAAAGGGCTTAAAGGGCAACCCTGTCTAATACCTCGAGAAGactcaaaaaaattgaaagcagATCCTTTCAGTTTAATggaaaaagaggaggaagaaatcaaGGTGCTACACAAATCTCCCCATTTGTCGCCAAAGcctaaaaatcaaaaaggcCCTTAACAATCCCCAGTCAATTCGATCATAAGCTTTAGACATATCTAATTTAATTGCCATAAACCCAGTCTTACCTTTGGTGTGTTTCAAGGAGTGAAAGATTTCCTGTGCAATAATGATATTATCTGAAATTTGTCTACCAGGAACAAAAGCAGATTGAAAAGGAGAAATAATTCAAGGGAGAATCTACTTAAGACGGACAGCAAGAATTTTGTAAGTTACATTGCACAAACTGATTGGTCTGAGATCCTCCACATGAGACGCATTATCTGTTTTTTCGAATCAAGCAAATGAGGGTGTGATTGACCCCATGAGAAAGAgtgagattgaaaaaaaaaactagaaacatATTCACATATATCATTGCTAATCGTACTCCAGAATTTCTGAAATAACACAACTTGAAAACCGTCCACACCTGGAGCCTTGTATGCCCCAAAGGAAAAGATAACATTACGAATTTCATCAAAAGATGGAACATGGGTAAGGGAGAAAACATTCTCAGAGGAAACAACCCGGGGGAGGGGGGTGTGAATAAGCACTCAAGAAAAGAGGGATCCAATGGGTTAGATAGGATAAATAGGGAGGATAGATAGGAGGCAAACAGCCATTTCTCTAGGATCAGAAATTATCTCATTAGAATCAGACAtgatgaaattaaaatttcttctCCTGAGATTAACCTTGGTAACGGTATGATAACAGCGGGTATTACAGTCCctatcatcaatataaagatATCTggattttttaaaccaaaatttCTCGTCCAGGTGCGGACGGTTTTCTTCTGGGTTGATGAGGAAGTATATGCTGATATGCTGCAGGCAGAGTATCCAGAGCAGTCTGAAGGAAATCGGCTTTGTCAAGTGCCATTGAAGAGGTTCTGAGTTTGGTTGGTGGTACTCCAGCTTTAGATCTCTTGCGACTTAAGTCTCAAGATTAATGACTACCAAAAAAGATTTAAGACATCGCCATAGCCAATCCTGTTCCAACCCATGTAGGAGATGTTGAGAACACTTGCAAGAGAACCATTTACATTAGATGCAGACACTGGTTATCACTCGATGATATAtcatttcccaaaaaataagaaCAGTAGCTCTTGTCACTGTGACGAAACTAGATTACCCCATGAAGGAACAGATACAGATGGGTACATGAGGCGTTCAACCAGACAATGGGAAACCAACTAAATTGCCCAATTAGACCTTGCCCACCTTGTTCcataatcaaggattaaagtatcggtatcgatggttgtatcgatcggccaaaattaagatacatatcggagagtatcgtatcgtatcggagatacactaagatacgctaaagatacacacataaatggataggaaacattattttaaacacttttgcataaagaatttgttaaaaaaagctattgataacatgtattatgcataaacactaaattgagggtatcgtactaagaattcaaggtttgtagttgacccataaatgtaaaatccttgttctcaaccttgatttccactttagttagagagaaatatggctgacaataactttggaacaaaaacccttcaaaaaatcgtgtgttttttgaaaaattacccatcttagccattatatgaccgatacgtatcgatacccaccgatactcaccgatatatatatatatatatatatcgatactcaccgatacgtaccgatatatatcgatactcaccgatacgtgccaatatataccgatacgtaccgatcgatacataccgatacgtaccaatacataccaaaacgtatattttacctcaattttataaattttcatagtcgtatcgaggcatatcgtatcgtatcgatgtgtatttgtggtgtattgatgcataccgatatgtattgtaggatatatatcgatacgaaaggattttaaaaatttcatatatcgtatcgatgtgtatcgtatcgatcaactaaatttaagatacgtatcgaaaggtatcgtatcgatatcggagatacttaaaaccatgtccATAATACTAAAAATTAGATATATAGACTCATAGAAACGTTTAGCATATAAATGAGGGAATGTATACTAGCACAACAAAGCTCAGTCCTGGTACCCAACTGCCCACCAGAGAAGCATCTGAAGCCTGAACCAGCAAATATGCCGACAACAACGAAGAAGCAGAGGCACACTTGAACCATCCGTGTAGTAGAGATACCAGGGACACTTCTCAATGCAAGCTTGGGATCTGAGGGAAGTTTATCTACAAAGATGGAACAGAGAGACGTCGGAACCAACAACTGAGAGGATCAGAAACATCTACCTTCTCCAGCGTCAAGGAGAAttgttgtgagagagagagagagagagcaggtTTAATGCCTAGGTTCAGGGTGTAGGATCTATTTAAAGCTTGTCATCCCTTGCACTTGAAAGCTTCTCGCCCCGATTTTGTCCATCAAGTAGTGGCATCATGTTTAATGCTAAACATGGactaaaaacaacaaaaacttATTATAAATCCAACCAGCATTGCCAAATAGTCAGGGAGAAGAAACTTCTAAATTGATGTACCGTTAACAAGATCCcataagaaaaaaggaaacagaAACACCCTCACATATTCCTACATGACTCAGAAAAAATTTAACCATAACACTATGGCTCGCTCTGCAAGTCTTTCtttcaggaaaaaaaagcaTGACAAACGACTCAAACTCTAAATCCCCTGCTGTTCCTTCTTCCCCTAGCCCGTTCAAACTTCCTTCCCTTTGATCGCACATAGGGTTTGGTGTGACTGTGTGGCACACCAGGAGCCTTGCCGAAGTGTTTCACAGCTTCACGAGCATTCTTAGGACCCCTTAGGAGAACCTGCAACATATGTCCAGGGGAAAAGTTAGACCTGACAACAAACAAGGAAATTTCCAACTTTACATATCTCAATCAAACAAACAAGGAATCCAGCATTTTTTTATAACCTGGTTgtaatggaaaaaaatttaacacCTTAGCTCGCACAACTAGGTTGATGCCAACCTACCCATTGCAAAAAGGCAGACAAGTTTCCCAATGCACAAATTTTGCTGCCCTCATCACCCAGGGAGTTGGCACTTCGGGTCAGACCCACAAAGTAAAGATTCAGTGTTTTCATTAAGAAAAGGGAGAGCAGAGTTCCTGATCCAGCAAGCAGCAGGTATATGGGTATATATGGACCAGCACAAATGTCTGCCAAGTAACAGACAGAACTCCTTGCACAAATGACTAGTTTTTACTAATGGTATTTGCAGGACCTTTCCCTAGATAtcaatattattttaattacaGATCAAAAGGCTCACAACCTGATTttatcaaagaagaaaacaaaacatgTCTGGTCTGGCTCATAGAACTTTGATTGTGAATCACACGATTTAAACTAGCCATCAATAGAGTCAGCAGGGTTAAGTTTAGTGACTTACACCAATAGTTTTTAAATGTTTGGTTCTAGAAAGCCTTGAGTAGTACATACTAAATAATggtagaaaataggggaaatagaACACACACTTGGCCGCCTAGTGCTGAGGAACCCCTCAACGGCCTTGGGTGGCCTTgtctccttgacaactatgttgtgTACAAaaccaagaggaagaagaaagaaaaggggcTTTTTGGTGACAATTGTTTGTTTCATGGTAAAAAGAGTTGCACCAAATACTTGAACAAGCACAACATGAAGCAACCTTTACTGCACACcgataatcctaaaccaaacAGGGTTTCATGCCACAATTGCCTGTTCCTGGTTCGAACATAAATCTACTCACAAGATCGAACAAGGAcaccaaggaaaaataggtaataaaataatatttgcTCGTGTATGCAGAAAAATCATACCATACTACGAGCCGAACAGTACAAGCACACACATCGGATCTTACACACCACAAATTTAAATCATAGCAAACTCCCAAGCATAAAAACACAACTCCACAAATTCCACAATCGGAACCAATTCAAAACACTCGCAAATAAAACCCAAACGGGAAAAGTGAACTGATAAACATATGAAtcatgaaaaaataaacaaggaatGCGAATGAATAAAAATCACAACTTCAAACTTCATTTGTAGAGAAAACAAGCAGATGCATGACCGGGTAAAGATCTTAATTTTACCTCTCCAAAAATAAtgcaataaaataaagaaaaagatggGGGAATTGATACCGTTTTTTGCCCAAGAGGAGCCCTTAAAGCAAGCTGGTCGAAAGTCAAGCACTCT
This Macadamia integrifolia cultivar HAES 741 chromosome 10, SCU_Mint_v3, whole genome shotgun sequence DNA region includes the following protein-coding sequences:
- the LOC122090526 gene encoding epoxide hydrolase A-like; translated protein: MEGIEHRMVSVNGINMHIAEKGEGPVVLLLHGFPELWYSWRHQISALASHGYRAVAPDLRGFGDTDAPPSPTSYTAFHIVGDLIALIDLLGQDQVFVVGHDWGAWIAWYFCLFRPDRVKALVNLSVAFYPRNPLAKPLDQMRAALGEDYYICRFQEPGDIEDVFARFGTASVLKRFLTSREPAPFYLPKNKEFRDSPNGEISLPSWLSEEDINYYANKLDMKGFTGGLNYYRALDLNWELMAPWTGVQVKVPVKFVVGDLDLVYNTLGAKQYIHGGGFKRDVPFLQDVVVMEGVGHFLNQERSDEINTHILDFIQRF
- the LOC122090527 gene encoding epoxide hydrolase A-like is translated as MEGIEHRMVSVNGINMHIAEKGEGPVVLLLHGFPELWYSWRHQISALASHGNRAVAPDLRGFGDTDAPPSTTSYTAFHVVGDLIALIDLLGQDQVFVVGHDWGAWIAWCFCLFRPDRVKAVVNLSVAFIPRNPLAKPLDLIRAALGDDYYFCRFQEPGDMEEVFAHFGTASTLKRFIMSLKAEPLYLPKGKEFGDSPDHEISLPSWLSEEDLNYYASKFDIKGFTGGLYYYRVFNLNWELMAPWTGVQVKVPAKFVIGDLDLVYNTLNAKEYIHDGGFKSDVPFLQDVVVIEGAGHFINQERSDEINTQILDFIKKF